One window of the Thermodesulfobacteriota bacterium genome contains the following:
- a CDS encoding MFS transporter gives MDERYRWNILVLTYTSMLAFAFVFQAIPPILSLIIQELHISHTQAGLLMGFFALPGIFLSIPGGILFDLYGTRKIAASCFILMIIGTLTVIFGKTFFLLALGRTVSGVGALILAIGLPQFLAQWFNGKELGVAMGIYNTAMPLGTIISFTTLGWLGKNLGWQASVSVSGILTFVALIVFLLFYKPAPPITGKPFSEKRIGLGNFKEAGISIWLVGIAWMWFNASTISFTTFGPDFFIADKGFSIEFAGFLASFIMWGSLIFSPVVGYLIDKIGFKETLIAMGGLALAVLMFFIPYATTLLIFLMALIGVSVALVPAPVFSLPSDLMKPQNLGFGFGVISTCLSIGMVLGPYFVGLIRDWTGSYNMSFGVMAGFALCVTITMLILRSPVFSKVNRKS, from the coding sequence ATGGACGAAAGGTACCGATGGAATATTCTGGTCTTAACTTACACATCTATGCTCGCCTTCGCTTTTGTATTTCAAGCTATACCCCCTATTTTAAGTCTTATTATCCAGGAATTGCACATCTCTCACACCCAGGCAGGACTTCTTATGGGTTTCTTTGCTCTACCGGGAATATTCCTGTCCATACCAGGGGGAATACTATTTGATCTCTATGGAACAAGGAAGATAGCCGCTTCCTGTTTTATTTTGATGATTATTGGCACCCTCACAGTAATTTTTGGCAAAACCTTCTTCCTTCTGGCCCTGGGGAGGACAGTCTCAGGAGTTGGCGCTTTAATTCTTGCAATAGGTCTGCCTCAATTTCTCGCTCAATGGTTTAATGGGAAAGAGTTGGGCGTAGCCATGGGAATATATAATACCGCCATGCCACTGGGTACAATAATATCATTTACCACTCTGGGATGGTTAGGGAAGAATTTGGGTTGGCAGGCGTCCGTTTCAGTTAGCGGCATTCTCACCTTTGTAGCTCTGATAGTCTTCCTTCTCTTCTATAAACCAGCTCCCCCCATCACAGGCAAGCCTTTCAGTGAGAAAAGGATAGGGCTAGGCAACTTTAAAGAAGCAGGTATTTCAATATGGCTTGTAGGGATTGCATGGATGTGGTTTAATGCATCAACAATATCTTTTACTACCTTTGGACCAGACTTCTTTATAGCGGATAAGGGTTTTAGCATAGAGTTTGCCGGGTTTCTTGCCAGTTTCATCATGTGGGGCTCCCTCATTTTCAGCCCTGTGGTTGGCTACCTTATAGATAAAATCGGCTTTAAAGAAACTCTGATAGCCATGGGGGGACTTGCTTTAGCAGTTCTTATGTTCTTCATTCCCTATGCTACTACTCTACTCATATTCTTGATGGCACTAATCGGGGTTTCAGTGGCATTAGTCCCTGCCCCGGTGTTTTCTCTGCCATCGGATCTTATGAAACCCCAAAATCTCGGCTTTGGCTTTGGTGTTATATCCACCTGTTTAAGTATTGGTATGGTGCTGGGTCCTTACTTTGTGGGGTTAATTAGAGATTGGACAGGTTCTTACAATATGAGTTTCGGAGTCATGGCCGGTTTTGCCCTCTGTGTAACCATAACCATGCTGATTCTTCGCTCCCCGGTCTTTTCTAAAGTGAATCGTAAATCGTGA
- a CDS encoding MaoC/PaaZ C-terminal domain-containing protein produces the protein MFSKEILIGTKISCGVNRTVDIGDLSLLNSFLWLIQPIHVDAEYAKQSFSGERNLAAPAILAVADGLVHVRGGLNELLEKHGKEIIAYVGIDGVRFTLPVLSGDTLRADVEVIEVRPTKNPVRSVLSYKNKTYNQRNGLVVEYTSRILIGEVNKQ, from the coding sequence ATGTTTAGTAAAGAGATACTTATTGGTACCAAAATTTCTTGCGGGGTCAACCGAACAGTTGACATAGGAGATCTTTCTCTATTGAACAGCTTCTTGTGGCTTATTCAACCAATTCATGTAGATGCGGAGTATGCCAAGCAATCATTTTCAGGAGAACGTAATTTAGCTGCTCCAGCCATATTGGCTGTTGCCGATGGCCTCGTCCACGTCCGTGGGGGACTTAATGAACTCCTGGAAAAGCACGGGAAAGAGATTATAGCTTATGTGGGCATAGACGGTGTTCGGTTCACCCTACCCGTGCTTTCTGGTGATACGCTCAGGGCAGATGTGGAAGTAATAGAGGTGCGACCAACAAAAAACCCGGTGCGAAGCGTATTATCATACAAAAATAAAACCTATAACCAGCGTAATGGACTGGTTGTAGAATATACAAGCAGGATTCTCATCGGAGAGGTAAATAAACAATAA
- a CDS encoding MFS transporter, whose protein sequence is MDSTVNKRAALLVATLASFLTPFMGSSVNIALPSIGKEFAMDAVLLNWVATAYLLAAAMFLVPSGRIADIHGRKKIFTYGIVFFTVSSLLSAISTSAIALIAFRVLQGIGSAMIFGTGVAILTSVFPIGERGKALGINVAAVYSGLSLGPFLGGFLTQHFGWRSIFIMTVPLGAIVIGFIFWKLKGEWAEAQGEKFDFTGSIFYGLTLVTIMYGFSLLPTISGVWLILMGALGIFSFVKWEMKVKNPILDIKLFLNNTVFAFSNMAALIHYSATFAISFLLSLYLQYIKGFSPQNAGFVLVSQPVVMAIFSPLAGRLSDRIEPRIVASIGMMLTSSGLFLFTFLDGETPLAFIVTSLILVGFGFALFSSPNTNAIMSSVEKRSYGVASGMVGTMRLIGQMLSMGIAMLIFALYIGRVQITSEYYLLFLKGLKVVFIIFATLCFGGIFASLARGKLR, encoded by the coding sequence ATGGACAGTACTGTAAATAAAAGGGCTGCTTTACTCGTTGCTACCCTGGCATCTTTCCTTACGCCCTTTATGGGATCTTCTGTTAATATTGCCCTTCCCTCAATTGGGAAAGAATTTGCTATGGATGCGGTTTTGTTAAATTGGGTTGCCACCGCATATCTTTTAGCCGCCGCAATGTTCCTTGTCCCTTCCGGAAGGATAGCAGATATACATGGAAGGAAAAAGATTTTTACATACGGCATAGTATTTTTTACTGTTTCATCTCTTCTCTCTGCCATCTCAACATCTGCTATTGCACTTATAGCCTTTCGGGTTTTACAGGGAATAGGGAGTGCGATGATATTCGGGACCGGTGTAGCTATATTAACTTCAGTATTTCCTATTGGAGAAAGAGGCAAAGCTTTGGGGATAAATGTTGCTGCGGTTTATTCAGGGCTGTCTCTTGGCCCATTTTTAGGTGGATTTTTAACACAGCATTTTGGTTGGAGAAGCATTTTCATTATGACTGTTCCCCTAGGTGCGATAGTAATCGGCTTTATATTCTGGAAATTGAAAGGAGAGTGGGCTGAAGCACAGGGGGAGAAGTTCGATTTTACCGGCTCTATATTCTATGGTCTTACCCTTGTAACGATAATGTACGGTTTTTCTCTCCTGCCAACGATATCGGGTGTATGGCTGATTCTGATGGGTGCATTAGGGATATTTTCATTCGTCAAGTGGGAGATGAAGGTGAAAAACCCTATCTTAGATATAAAACTCTTCCTAAATAATACAGTCTTCGCTTTCTCCAACATGGCAGCCTTGATCCATTATAGTGCCACATTTGCCATAAGTTTCCTTTTAAGCCTTTATTTGCAATATATAAAAGGGTTCAGTCCTCAAAACGCAGGCTTTGTACTGGTATCCCAACCTGTTGTAATGGCTATATTCTCCCCTCTTGCAGGCAGGCTCTCAGACAGGATTGAGCCAAGAATAGTTGCTTCAATTGGGATGATGTTGACCTCTTCAGGGCTTTTCCTGTTTACCTTCCTGGATGGGGAAACGCCTTTAGCATTCATTGTAACCAGTCTAATCCTTGTTGGTTTTGGCTTTGCTCTTTTCTCATCCCCCAATACTAATGCAATTATGAGCTCTGTTGAAAAGAGATCCTATGGAGTAGCTTCTGGAATGGTTGGAACAATGAGACTCATTGGACAGATGCTCAGTATGGGAATTGCAATGCTTATATTTGCCTTGTACATCGGAAGGGTTCAAATTACATCTGAATACTATCTGCTTTTTTTGAAAGGTTTAAAGGTGGTTTTCATCATTTTTGCTACCCTTTGTTTTGGAGGTATATTTGCATCTCTTGCAAGAGGTAAGCTGCGATAA
- a CDS encoding class I SAM-dependent methyltransferase, whose protein sequence is MTEFDKTRWAEKAFAHEYLETADIRILERRRLLEVLKSFYRYFLGNDQQSRVLDMGCGDGILIHELLKIDSSISATLIDGSENMLNKARERLAGFKNIHFIKASFQELLLSKDISLADFSMVVSSLAIHHLTMNEKKSIFNYIYSCLRGGGYFVNTDVVLSPAETLEKWYLELWKEWIIRRQTALKLESRYEGIISNHTEKEHHSKLDTLTDQLNALKGAGFKDIDCFYKYGIFAMYGGRK, encoded by the coding sequence ATGACAGAATTTGACAAGACCCGATGGGCAGAAAAGGCATTTGCCCATGAGTACCTGGAAACGGCAGATATCCGGATCTTAGAGAGGAGAAGATTGCTGGAAGTATTGAAATCTTTCTACAGGTATTTCCTCGGGAACGATCAACAAAGCAGAGTTTTGGACATGGGATGTGGAGATGGTATTCTGATACATGAGCTTTTAAAAATTGATAGTTCTATATCAGCTACATTGATTGACGGTTCAGAGAATATGCTGAACAAAGCCAGAGAAAGACTGGCTGGCTTTAAGAATATCCACTTCATTAAAGCAAGTTTTCAGGAGCTATTGTTATCCAAAGATATTTCACTTGCAGATTTCAGCATGGTAGTTTCCTCCCTTGCCATTCACCATCTGACAATGAATGAGAAGAAATCAATCTTTAATTACATTTATTCCTGCTTAAGAGGGGGGGGCTATTTTGTAAACACAGATGTTGTCCTCTCACCAGCAGAAACCCTTGAGAAATGGTATCTGGAATTATGGAAGGAATGGATAATCAGGAGACAGACTGCATTGAAACTAGAAAGCAGGTATGAAGGTATTATCAGTAATCATACAGAAAAGGAGCATCATAGTAAGCTTGACACATTAACCGACCAACTGAATGCCTTGAAAGGTGCAGGATTCAAAGATATAGACTGTTTCTATAAATATGGAATATTTGCAATGTATGGTGGCAGGAAGTAA
- a CDS encoding prohibitin family protein codes for MNERDVYRAKEAMESAMKKGPMRLALIIGAIFLFLLLLRPWVQIGAGERGVVLNFGAVKKNVLGEGLHFRIPIMQEIVPMDVKVQKSLTNAAASSSDLQEVSSEVALNYHIIPDKSNIVYQSIGIHFKERIIDPAVQEVVKAVTARYTAEELITKRPAVSEAMRTTLTERLMTHNIAVDAFSIVGFSFSKIFMEAIESKQTAEQLALKAKRDLERIKIEAEQKVTAAKAEAESLRLQRANISSDLIELRKVEANLKAIDKWNGILPQVTGGGAVPFIGVGETQKSNIKR; via the coding sequence ATGAATGAAAGGGATGTTTACAGGGCTAAGGAGGCAATGGAGTCTGCAATGAAGAAAGGACCTATGAGGCTGGCATTGATTATTGGAGCGATTTTCTTGTTTTTATTGCTTTTAAGGCCATGGGTTCAGATTGGGGCAGGTGAAAGGGGAGTTGTCCTTAATTTTGGCGCTGTTAAGAAGAATGTGCTTGGAGAAGGGCTGCATTTCAGGATACCCATAATGCAGGAGATTGTCCCGATGGATGTCAAGGTTCAGAAATCTTTGACAAATGCCGCTGCTTCATCGTCTGACCTTCAGGAAGTGAGTTCAGAGGTTGCGCTTAATTATCATATAATTCCAGATAAGTCAAATATTGTCTATCAGTCTATCGGCATACACTTTAAAGAGCGAATCATAGACCCCGCAGTGCAGGAGGTAGTAAAGGCTGTGACAGCCAGGTATACAGCAGAAGAGCTTATCACAAAGAGGCCAGCAGTAAGCGAGGCAATGAGAACAACCCTTACTGAAAGGCTCATGACGCACAACATAGCAGTTGATGCATTCTCTATCGTCGGTTTTAGCTTCTCCAAGATATTTATGGAAGCCATCGAGTCAAAGCAGACAGCAGAACAGCTTGCACTGAAGGCAAAAAGGGACCTGGAAAGGATAAAGATAGAGGCAGAGCAAAAGGTTACGGCAGCCAAGGCAGAGGCAGAGTCCCTTAGGCTGCAGAGAGCGAATATTTCATCAGATCTTATAGAGCTTAGAAAGGTAGAGGCCAATCTCAAGGCTATAGATAAATGGAATGGGATACTCCCACAGGTTACCGGTGGTGGAGCTGTGCCATTTATCGGCGTAGGTGAGACACAGAAGAGTAACATAAAAAGGTAG
- the lipA gene encoding lipoyl synthase: protein MRVSRFPSWLKKDISRGKGLFKVKNILSDLRLNTVCQSAKCPNIGECFGGGAATFMIMGTICTRDCRFCAIHGGTPNPLELDEPLRVAQAAKVLGLTYVVVTSVTRDDLPDGGAEHFSKTVTAIREVLPDSKVEVLVPDFKGSHDAVREVVKSSPTVFNHNMETVSRLYSMTRPGADYCRSLNVLGFAKNLDSDIVTKSGLMLGLGETREEILCSMKDLRNVGCDVLTMGQYISPSDRHFPEERFLYPDEFKKLESIGKEMGFLGVASGPFVRSSYHAGRLLERILQQQEKDNGERQTLKVASIDHWFSECV, encoded by the coding sequence ATGAGAGTTAGCAGATTCCCTTCGTGGCTCAAGAAGGATATTTCCCGGGGGAAAGGTTTATTCAAGGTTAAAAATATACTCTCGGATTTGAGACTGAACACAGTCTGTCAGAGTGCCAAATGCCCGAATATTGGTGAGTGTTTCGGGGGGGGGGCAGCCACTTTTATGATTATGGGTACTATCTGTACCAGGGACTGCCGATTTTGTGCCATACATGGAGGAACTCCAAACCCTCTTGAGTTAGATGAACCATTAAGGGTAGCACAGGCAGCAAAGGTTCTGGGATTAACCTATGTGGTTGTTACCTCTGTAACCAGAGACGACCTGCCGGATGGAGGTGCTGAACACTTTTCAAAGACCGTTACGGCTATACGAGAAGTTTTGCCAGATTCCAAAGTTGAAGTGCTGGTCCCTGATTTTAAAGGCAGCCATGATGCTGTACGAGAGGTGGTCAAATCAAGCCCCACTGTCTTTAACCACAACATGGAAACGGTTTCTCGCCTTTATTCCATGACCCGGCCTGGTGCAGATTACTGCCGTTCTTTAAATGTCCTGGGGTTTGCAAAAAACCTTGACAGTGACATTGTAACAAAATCGGGTTTAATGCTGGGCTTGGGAGAAACAAGGGAAGAGATTCTCTGCTCCATGAAAGACCTCAGGAATGTTGGATGTGATGTCCTGACTATGGGGCAGTATATCAGCCCTTCTGATCGTCATTTTCCGGAAGAAAGATTTCTCTATCCCGATGAGTTCAAAAAGCTTGAATCAATAGGCAAAGAGATGGGTTTCCTGGGGGTGGCTTCGGGTCCATTTGTTCGAAGCTCTTACCATGCTGGTAGGCTCCTGGAAAGGATCCTTCAACAACAGGAGAAGGATAATGGAGAAAGACAAACCCTCAAAGTGGCGTCTATTGACCACTGGTTTTCTGAATGCGTTTGA
- a CDS encoding lipoate--protein ligase family protein, protein MEKDKPSKWRLLTTGFLNAFENMAIDEAILKSCSQGKSPPTIRFYGWKPHAVSLGYSQQVEGNINLQVCERLGTDIVRRLTGGKAVLHDEELTYSFVCSSGNSLFPRNIMGTYKKISSCLIEGFKRLDIDAQLITPKGGKVGLYEKKSNPSCFSSPSRYEISVCGRKICGSSQRRVNGAFLQHGSILIGFDAQKLSRIMVFKGLKREVVVDYLARNITSVSDHVGKDIDFFKLQGIFVEGFQKGLEIELRKGELSPQEHQLKERYLKERYLKPEWNLRMSGGYRNW, encoded by the coding sequence ATGGAGAAAGACAAACCCTCAAAGTGGCGTCTATTGACCACTGGTTTTCTGAATGCGTTTGAAAATATGGCTATAGATGAGGCTATATTAAAGTCCTGCAGTCAAGGTAAATCCCCGCCTACTATCAGATTCTACGGTTGGAAACCTCATGCAGTATCTCTCGGATATTCTCAACAGGTTGAAGGCAACATTAACTTACAGGTATGTGAAAGATTGGGGACAGATATTGTTCGTCGTCTTACTGGCGGAAAAGCGGTTCTTCACGATGAGGAGCTGACCTACTCTTTTGTCTGCTCGTCAGGCAACTCGCTTTTTCCACGAAATATCATGGGAACTTATAAAAAAATAAGTTCCTGTTTAATCGAGGGGTTTAAGAGGCTGGATATCGATGCCCAATTAATTACACCAAAAGGAGGGAAAGTCGGTTTATATGAAAAGAAATCCAACCCAAGCTGTTTTTCATCCCCTTCACGATACGAGATATCCGTATGCGGAAGAAAGATTTGCGGGAGTTCTCAACGACGGGTTAATGGTGCTTTTCTACAGCATGGTTCTATTTTAATTGGATTTGATGCCCAAAAACTTTCCCGGATAATGGTGTTTAAGGGATTAAAGAGAGAGGTGGTGGTAGATTATCTGGCCAGAAATATAACTTCGGTGAGCGACCATGTAGGTAAAGACATAGATTTCTTTAAGCTCCAGGGAATATTCGTAGAGGGCTTTCAAAAGGGATTGGAAATAGAATTGAGAAAGGGGGAACTTAGCCCTCAAGAACATCAATTAAAGGAGCGGTATCTAAAAGAACGCTATCTGAAACCAGAGTGGAACCTTAGGATGTCAGGCGGCTATAGAAATTGGTGA
- a CDS encoding AMP-binding protein translates to MVKERKYWNEELETMPLEDLRKLQEKLLQETVSRAYEKTKFYRQKFDGAGIKPSEINTLDDLKKLPLIHSSEDFRKAPIPDRLAVPFEEVKYLESSSGTTGVPMAILWSSKDWKNLMDAEARARWTLGARPSDVVHVLTGFPCCQGGYQHLGAMVMALSAGRGVLDNQIKLGQMVGVSVLEYLPSLVLKYFERATEMGYDIKNGSIRLISALGEGWAEAYKRRVEDDYNVILRTLYGSVDAGLIGAQCESGEGLHTFLDLVITEIIDPETGEVLTPGQEGELIITLLWPDATPIIRYRTGDVTKILPYEPCSCGRTHPKISMVRGRAAHITKVRGKNILPIDVEEIIAIIPELATDYQIIVDKPGELQVLKVKMEYKPDVKDLKPLKKRVEDAFKKNLIVESDVELVPMGILGREKFKATRVIRTYDEN, encoded by the coding sequence ATGGTAAAAGAAAGGAAATACTGGAACGAAGAATTAGAGACTATGCCTTTAGAAGACTTGAGGAAATTGCAGGAAAAGCTTCTCCAGGAGACAGTGAGCCGTGCATATGAAAAAACCAAGTTTTACAGGCAAAAATTCGATGGTGCTGGGATAAAACCTTCGGAAATCAATACATTAGATGATCTGAAAAAGTTGCCCTTGATCCATTCTTCAGAGGACTTTCGCAAGGCACCGATACCGGATAGGCTGGCTGTACCTTTCGAAGAGGTAAAATACCTGGAATCAAGCTCAGGCACCACAGGGGTCCCTATGGCTATTCTGTGGAGCAGTAAAGACTGGAAGAATCTCATGGATGCAGAAGCAAGGGCAAGATGGACATTAGGGGCAAGACCTTCTGACGTGGTCCATGTTCTGACTGGCTTCCCATGCTGTCAAGGGGGTTATCAACACCTTGGTGCAATGGTCATGGCACTTAGTGCTGGGAGAGGAGTGTTAGATAACCAGATAAAACTCGGTCAGATGGTTGGTGTCTCAGTACTTGAATATTTGCCAAGTCTGGTACTAAAGTATTTCGAAAGGGCAACAGAGATGGGGTACGATATCAAGAATGGAAGTATTAGGCTCATTTCGGCACTGGGAGAAGGATGGGCAGAAGCATACAAGAGGAGAGTAGAAGACGACTATAATGTCATCCTCAGAACTCTTTATGGTTCAGTAGATGCAGGTCTTATTGGTGCCCAGTGTGAATCGGGGGAGGGTCTACACACCTTTTTAGACCTGGTCATAACAGAGATCATTGACCCGGAAACAGGAGAGGTCTTAACCCCTGGTCAGGAAGGGGAACTGATAATAACCCTTTTATGGCCAGATGCTACCCCTATAATAAGATACCGCACAGGTGATGTCACTAAAATACTCCCTTATGAACCATGTTCCTGCGGCAGGACTCACCCCAAGATATCCATGGTGAGAGGCAGAGCGGCTCATATCACAAAGGTCAGAGGTAAAAACATCCTTCCTATAGACGTTGAAGAGATAATAGCTATTATCCCTGAATTGGCAACCGACTACCAGATAATCGTGGATAAACCCGGAGAGTTACAGGTATTAAAGGTAAAGATGGAATATAAACCTGATGTTAAAGACCTAAAGCCATTGAAGAAACGGGTTGAGGATGCCTTTAAGAAAAACCTAATTGTAGAAAGTGATGTGGAACTTGTTCCAATGGGAATTTTAGGACGCGAAAAGTTTAAGGCAACAAGGGTAATAAGAACCTACGATGAGAACTAA
- a CDS encoding AMP-binding protein, translating to MEKKFWNEEMETMPLDKLKSLQGKRLQSVVAHAYEHSRVYKRKFDEAGVKPSDITTLGDIVKLPLTDDVEDIRNAPFGDKLSVPLSEVKMYHSTSGTTTGIPEPIPYSTRDVKAFFEGEARGRWTMGARPDDVVQVLTGFDCCHRGYVEMGATCLLLSAGRGFIDKQISLTQTAGVSIIEHMPSLMLNYFERAKELGFDVRKSKLRLVSGVGEAWAEAYKKKVETKYGIPFTTLWGSVELGVAAAQCEKRCGMHIFSDLIYLEILDPETGTPLPDGEEGEIVVTALLMNEAFPLIRYKVGDVSQIYPYEPCACGRTHPRMAPVKGRISQIVKVTGKKVMPLDIEEVMASTEGLAENYQIVIDMPGELKKLKVKLEYQPGIENLNNLRNRVEEVIHQNLGVESEIELLERGSIVSGTYKAQRIIKTY from the coding sequence ATGGAAAAGAAATTCTGGAATGAAGAAATGGAGACAATGCCTCTGGATAAACTGAAGAGTCTACAGGGAAAGAGGCTTCAGTCTGTTGTAGCCCACGCCTATGAGCATAGTAGAGTATATAAACGGAAATTTGATGAGGCTGGGGTTAAACCATCGGACATAACTACTCTGGGAGACATAGTGAAGCTTCCCTTGACAGATGATGTGGAGGACATACGCAATGCTCCTTTTGGGGATAAGCTCTCTGTTCCTTTGAGTGAAGTCAAGATGTACCACTCCACATCAGGGACAACCACAGGAATTCCCGAACCCATCCCATACAGTACAAGAGATGTAAAGGCATTTTTTGAGGGTGAAGCCCGTGGCAGGTGGACAATGGGAGCAAGGCCAGATGATGTGGTTCAGGTTCTTACGGGTTTTGACTGTTGCCACCGGGGATATGTGGAGATGGGGGCTACCTGTCTCTTGCTCAGTGCCGGAAGGGGATTTATAGACAAACAGATCAGCCTTACCCAGACTGCTGGTGTTAGCATTATTGAACACATGCCCAGTTTGATGCTCAATTACTTTGAAAGGGCAAAGGAGTTGGGCTTCGATGTGAGGAAGAGCAAACTCAGACTTGTAAGCGGTGTTGGAGAGGCATGGGCTGAGGCATATAAGAAAAAAGTCGAAACCAAGTATGGGATACCTTTCACAACCCTGTGGGGTTCAGTAGAACTGGGTGTAGCTGCTGCTCAATGTGAGAAGAGATGTGGAATGCATATATTTTCAGACCTGATTTATCTCGAAATCCTGGATCCGGAAACGGGGACCCCCCTTCCTGATGGAGAGGAAGGTGAGATCGTAGTTACTGCCCTTCTTATGAACGAAGCATTCCCATTGATAAGGTATAAGGTTGGTGATGTATCCCAGATATATCCATACGAGCCGTGTGCCTGTGGGAGGACCCATCCGAGGATGGCTCCGGTAAAAGGAAGAATTTCGCAGATAGTAAAGGTAACTGGAAAGAAGGTTATGCCCCTGGATATAGAGGAGGTGATGGCAAGTACCGAAGGCTTGGCAGAGAACTATCAGATAGTAATTGATATGCCAGGAGAATTAAAAAAATTGAAGGTAAAACTTGAATATCAACCGGGTATTGAGAACTTAAATAACTTGAGAAATCGCGTCGAAGAGGTCATTCATCAAAATTTAGGTGTGGAGAGTGAAATAGAGCTGTTAGAAAGAGGTTCTATCGTATCCGGTACCTATAAGGCACAGCGTATTATTAAGACATATTAG
- a CDS encoding helix-turn-helix transcriptional regulator — protein sequence MSDLQKYIKNRKSRDPKFALGYDTGYEQFKIGALLKKAREDAGFTQEDLASKLNTKKSAISRIEYHAEDIKLSTLKKFANALGKELRLEVG from the coding sequence ATGAGCGATCTTCAAAAATATATAAAAAACAGGAAGTCTCGTGATCCAAAGTTTGCCTTGGGCTATGATACAGGTTACGAGCAGTTTAAAATTGGTGCACTATTAAAAAAGGCACGTGAAGATGCTGGTTTTACCCAAGAAGACCTTGCGTCAAAATTGAATACTAAAAAATCAGCCATCTCTAGAATTGAATATCATGCAGAGGATATCAAACTCTCTACTTTGAAAAAATTTGCAAATGCACTTGGTAAAGAGCTCCGTCTGGAAGTCGGGTGA
- a CDS encoding M20/M25/M40 family metallo-hydrolase produces METREINWKQVEDEAVKILGRYIQIDTTNPPGNEIKGALFLKEILEREGFECVVLESEKGRGNIVTRYKGNGTLSPLLLLHHIDVVPAETDKWLHPPFSGKVLDGEIWGRGAFDCKSLGVIELMVLLLLKRSGFKSKRDIILAGTSDEEAGGKYGAEWMLENHFDLMKTGFVINEGGLAGFSVNNKNLYLCQTAEKGVCWIRLTFKGTPGHASMPSEKNCISAMGKVIERISKYKSRLQKSPITVRLVEGLAKEQNFMKEEVFRELLDETLSSDVLDKIPDKGLKTILNTMLRNTFVPTVVQGGKKTNVIPSECYCEIDCRMLPGENPESIIGELKAALGNLTDFDLEILGSSIPTESKIPSELYSTIERCTKRHDPDARLIPFISSGATDSRFFREKGITAYGFAPLKIEESLSSHLEKMHGHNERISVESLMYGIKVLYDVVFDFCR; encoded by the coding sequence ATGGAAACAAGAGAAATCAACTGGAAGCAGGTAGAGGACGAAGCTGTAAAAATTCTGGGCAGATACATCCAGATAGATACGACCAATCCACCTGGCAACGAAATAAAGGGGGCGCTGTTTTTAAAAGAAATCCTGGAAAGAGAAGGGTTTGAGTGTGTAGTTTTAGAGTCTGAAAAAGGAAGGGGAAATATCGTTACCAGGTATAAAGGTAATGGAACCCTTTCACCCCTTCTACTGTTACACCATATAGACGTAGTGCCAGCCGAAACCGATAAGTGGCTTCACCCTCCATTTTCAGGGAAAGTGCTGGATGGAGAAATATGGGGGAGAGGGGCATTTGACTGTAAATCTCTTGGGGTAATCGAGCTGATGGTGCTGTTGTTACTTAAGAGATCTGGCTTCAAATCCAAAAGAGACATAATACTCGCTGGAACCAGTGATGAAGAGGCAGGCGGCAAATACGGTGCTGAATGGATGCTGGAGAACCATTTCGATTTAATGAAAACAGGCTTTGTTATAAACGAAGGGGGACTTGCCGGGTTTTCTGTTAATAATAAGAACCTTTATTTGTGTCAGACAGCAGAAAAGGGTGTCTGTTGGATTAGGCTGACTTTTAAAGGAACCCCTGGCCACGCATCTATGCCCAGTGAAAAGAACTGCATATCGGCTATGGGCAAGGTTATTGAAAGGATAAGCAAGTACAAATCCCGACTCCAGAAATCCCCTATAACAGTCAGACTGGTTGAGGGACTTGCCAAAGAACAGAACTTTATGAAAGAAGAGGTATTCAGGGAGTTGCTAGATGAGACCCTGTCTTCTGATGTTCTAGATAAAATTCCTGATAAGGGATTGAAAACCATACTTAATACAATGCTTCGCAACACCTTTGTTCCCACGGTTGTACAGGGTGGTAAAAAGACCAATGTCATTCCAAGCGAATGCTACTGTGAAATAGACTGCAGAATGCTTCCCGGTGAGAATCCGGAGAGCATTATCGGGGAATTAAAAGCAGCTTTGGGGAATCTTACGGACTTTGATTTAGAGATCCTCGGTTCATCCATACCCACAGAGTCAAAAATCCCCTCCGAACTCTATTCTACTATCGAAAGATGTACCAAAAGACACGATCCTGATGCCAGACTGATCCCATTTATATCATCTGGGGCAACCGATTCGAGGTTCTTCAGGGAAAAGGGGATTACGGCTTACGGATTTGCACCTTTGAAAATAGAAGAATCCCTCTCATCTCACCTCGAAAAGATGCACGGTCATAATGAAAGGATATCTGTAGAAAGTCTTATGTATGGGATAAAGGTATTATATGATGTCGTATTTGATTTTTGCAGATGA